From the genome of Anopheles moucheti chromosome 3, idAnoMoucSN_F20_07, whole genome shotgun sequence, one region includes:
- the LOC128303097 gene encoding dachshund homolog 1-like, with the protein MRVKRKYGSKMYESSCSYQTALDLKRGASPLVTHQVKSEDCLGLTQCTDWGSYRFHQSTFEQLKQSVEKAKAALQDRTSFLGSSSAFSDIYSSPRLTESLENVISHNTANNNSSNNGTASTNPVSNGNASAESNPANTNASSNAGSVLNVSGSNAGSGTGNGANTSASSGGGGGGGGGGSAGGGGASGAGAGSSSISVINATSLVSPSNLLGNGLASQRHRNDLLGSGNLNLVSSTQSPTTTSTPSSILSQNLESPVDVKSRQGKSDARSACKRRFRY; encoded by the exons ATGAG GGTCAAGCGAAAGTACGGCAGCAAAATGTACGAAAGCTCCTGCTCATATCAGACGGCGCTGGATCTGAAACGGGGAGCTTCCCCGCTCGTAACACATCAAGTGAAATCGGAAGACTGTCTCGGCTTGACACAGTGCACCGATTGGGGTTCGTACCGGTTCCACCAGTCAACATTCGAACAGTTAAAACAAAGCGTAGAGAAGGCTAAAGCTGCCCTACAGGATAGGACATCTTTCCTCGGCAGTTCCAGCGCATTTAG CGACATTTATTCTTCGCCAAGATTGACGGAATCGCTCGAAAACGTTATTTCGCACAACACCGCCAATAATAATAGCAGCAACAATGGCACGGCTAGCACAAACCCTGTCTCGAATGGTAATGCTAGCGCTGAAAGCAACCCTGCCAACACTAACGCTTCCAGTAACGCTGGCAGTGTACTAAACGTCAGCGGTAGTAACGCTGGCAGTGGCACGGGAAATGGCGCTAACACCAGTGCCAGcagtggtggaggtggtggtggcggtggtggaggtaGTGCAGGAGGTGGTGGAGCAAGTGGAGCAGGTGCTGGTAGTAGTAGCATCAGCGTTATAAACGCAACCTCACTCGTGTCACCCTCGAATTTGTTGGGCAACGGGCTGGCAAGTCAACGTCACCGCAACGATCTGCTAGGATCCGGTAATCTTAACCTGGTGTCCTCAACACAGTCGCCCACAACCACCTCGACACCGTCATCAATCCTGTCCCAGAACCTAGAGTCTCCGGTGGACGTCAAGTCCCGACAAGGTAAGTCCGATGCAAGATCAGCTTGTAAAAGAAGATTTCGCTACTGA